Genomic DNA from Pseudorasbora parva isolate DD20220531a chromosome 17, ASM2467924v1, whole genome shotgun sequence:
AAAAGGAGAATGCTCCAAGTCCCGATGAAAAACAGGAAGCTATCACATTTCTGTTTTCATTTcctgagtttttttttcctttaatgGAGCCATCTCGAATTTTatcctgctctctctctctctctctctctctctctctctctctctctctctctctctctctctctctctctctctctctctctctctctctctctctctctctctctctctggagaGTGAAACTTTGGCTTAATGCTTCCAAGTCTGAAAGAGATGCCAAGATTAATTATATTCTTTCTTCTTAcaagtctatctatctatctatctatctatctatctatctatctatctatctatctatctctatctatctatctatctatctatctatctatctatctatctatctatctatctatctatccatccatccatccatccatccatccatccatccatccatccatccatccatccatccatccctaaAACAGATAAATTACTATTTCCTGTGCGCAAATCTAAGTGTCGACGTATACGGTCCCTCTTGCTTGATATATCAGCATTATCTTATCTCTgagatgtgtgtatgtgtgtgtgtgtcctgacaAAGGACTGCAAGTGAGAAATGGCTGCTTCAGTTTCAGTGACCTTCAGAAAAGTGGATTTCAGAACTGATGTATCACCCATATCCCTTTCCCACAAACACATGTTAGTCTTTGTCGGGGGTCTGGCTGGTTGAAGTGTTGTCAGGTCAATGCATCAATGGTAACAGAATCCCCCTCTTCTGGCTCTCTTGAGACTCACTTTAAAAGCTCCTTCAGTGCCGCCCCCCTCCCCCAAAACCCATTTGTGGGTCAGTTTCTTTGAGAGTTCTGGATGAGTGACTACCTGTGCAGGTGAAGCTGCCCGACAaacagtgtgtgagtgtttgattGACCGTCACATACAGGTTTGCCACCAGACGTATTTCACGGCATTTTGTCAGCGGCAGAGAATACAACACCACTGACATCATAATCTGATCAGTACTCGATCTAGTCCAATATGAAATTATTTGCTTCATGTTTTGTAattagtgtaattatatatttaaggactgagtaatattatttaagtatattatttaaattatatagggttagggtagagGGTTTGAtaatttactgtttttactatggtaagtatgtaatatgtaacaaggacgcagtaaaatagtgttaccaaaaatgtaactttttgttttattctgaCTTTGAAATAAAAGGTATTGATCTCAACCAATCATTTGAGTTGTTTTGTGTAGTCTCAGAATGCTTTTTAGCTTCTGCCCTCCCTTCAATGTGAAGACTATTTATTGTGGTACTCTTAAAATGACAGGTTTGAAGAACCTGAAATTAAGATCCTTTAACTTTTATGGaaactttccattgcacaaaagtttcattatagaagaaaaatgttttttagactgttaaaatgttcttcttttaagaactgttcactgaaaggttctttggggaaccaaaagcGCTTTTTCTATGGCTTCACTCCATGTGTCTTTAAACTTTTTCTCTGCTACCAAAATGTGGtggttgagaaaacaaaaaTTGACTAGATCGACTATTTGGATTTCTCAGTTTCTTTTTTTGTAGAAACTACCAATAAGAGGAAAGCAGATGTAAGGAATGTTTATATGTGCGAAATATAATTAGACTGTTGATTAAAACCACAGCTGACATTCAGGCAGGATTGGCCATTGTTGGAAAAATTTCTATGGGTCCCTGAATTTAGGTCAGGCACAATTTGATATATTTACTCTGCGTCCTAAAGATACTTTGTAAAATCAcctatgtttattttttgttagaACTGACAGGGAATAgcctaataaatattattttaaaatctcCTGGCAGACTGAACTccaaaggtacatttctgttgTGCTGCACCCTGTGGCTCGAGGCTGTAAGGGTGTCCCCCTCATTTTTGCAATCAAGCCCCTCTACACCCGGAGAATGTTTCTAATTATGGCCCGGAAACCCTCTGCGCTCTCTGTTCAGAACCATTTACACTGACACGAGACTATCGAGGCAGAGGGACAGGGTTGGAGAATTCGAGCTGATCGCATGAATATTGCAGGCAATTAAGCTTTGCAGAGCTAGAAATATATGGTCGTGTTTTATCTTTCTCTTAAAAATGTCAGCAAACGTGCGACAAATTAGATTTGTAATCTGTTTTTTTCCATGTGTTAAATTGTTTGGCAGTGTCTGCAGTTTTTACACAcgcacaaaataataataattaaaaaggtcacattttttttaaatcgggTCGACACTGTTTTGTCGTGGCTTGGGTGGACGAGGTGCTTTTAGAGCTGCACAAGCGAATCGTGTCAGTTTTCAATGGCCCAGAACTAACAGAAAAAATGAGCAATACTCCCCTCTCTCATTTTGTTAAGTCGGTCATTGTAATGAACTAATAAATGTTTATCAAACTTAAGGCTTAAAATTACTCAATGTGTGCGTTTTGAGCCGTTTTTTTTAACTGAATAACGGTCAAAAAGTCAACCTCGGCCCTGCGCACACCCTGGCGCCTTGGCGTCTCTCTGCCCCTCTGCGTAAGGGCCAATCTCTCTTGTTGACGTTTTAGGCTTTCTCATTTTTCAGGCGCCCATGCCTTCTTCCGGCGTGTATCACGtggatatatttttattattttgaggctttttgtttatttactgtcgttttctaatatatatttttttctttaacacGCTCAGACAAATTCTCAAAGGGATTACAATCTAATTGTAAAAAAACCCGTGATGATGGAGAGCCACTGTTTTTAAAACAACAAGATTGTAAATAGTGGGTATTTGTTTAAACTGaatgaaacaaataaataaaggacgAAACAGTTTCCAAATCCATAGTTTAGTTAAAGATGTTTGAAGCCAATGCTTTTCTCATTAAAATCCCTGCTGTCCAATACAGAACAATTTCTATAAATTAACTTTGATTAAAACAtcataaattattaaaagtTTATGCATCCAACAATACTGTGAATATTCTTAAATATTGGCCTCGCTGGTTTTACAAATTGTATGCACTTTTGCAGTAAACTCAAAATTGCCAAAACTCAGTGAAACTGCCCTTTTCTAACCATTTGCACGTTTATATCAGCAAACGTCCTTTGCGTCATAAGAATATGCGGTAATGCCGTAAATATTGGTTATGTTTATAAGTCTTGTCGCTTAAAATGGGAACGAGAAATCCTAAGATCCTAAATCCACAAGGCTGGATGTTAGAGATCCCAAAAGTGAATCCTGGATCTGATGCGGATGTCCTTGCATGCTATGCACCGAAAGCTGCGCACCGAGCCCGGGCATTGGGTATGCGGGAGCCACGGGATTGTTCATGTTCCCATGCAGGAGGAGCACGGGGTTGTGCTCGGGGCTCTGCGGCGGAGAGAATTCATCCTCCGAACTGGACATGAGCGACTTCACTCCGTCGAGCGGAGACCGCTGGCTCTGCTTACCTCCAACGCCGTTGTTCTCGGTGTTTTCTCTGTTGGATGAATATTGCattttaacattatatatacaGGCCCACTTGACATGTCATAGGCCTAGAATCTGGCTGCACATTTGCCTATTAGATAGTGTTATGGTTTCGAAATAGTTTAaccttaaaatatttattacatCGGCTAATAAAAAAGGCATGCTTTATGTTTGCTTCgtttttaaaacaagaaaaacaaaCTCTTCTGATTGTTTACGCACTAAATGCATTTCGCTTATACGTCAACACGACTGAAAAGATAACTGTCATCACAGATTTAGGAAGGAAAAACGTCTAAAATTCGAGACGTAGAGAATATTATACAAAACGAAACAAATCAATATTTATTAGATATGAAACATTCAAaatctgtaataaaatgttGGCTATCCGAATATGAGCCTACATAAATTCTCACTGCAATAAGTAAACATATTAGTTTCTTCTCTTCTTTCGTTCGATAGAGcaaaaatataattgtaatCCTATATAACCAaattatatataggctataaaaACAGccaatgtaaaaatattatagcccaatataaaatatttaaacaaattataCAATTAGATCCTGTATGGGTTAAATTACTAGTGTTAAAATTTGTGTGACTACATTATGTTTTTGATATGTGATACATTTGTCAAAATTTGTTGTCCTCACTGCGCGTGACTGCAATAATTAACACTATTCTTTTcgcttttttaaatgtgttagtTCAAGCAATTCAGTTTGCATAGTCTCACAAAACggtatagcctatattttattatgtttatatattcattaatataattttaatcatGTTCTCACCTCTCTTTTGCCTCGGCTGCCCGGTCTCTTTGCCTCCTGTTTTTAAACCAGTTGCTGACCTGTGTGGTGGTCAGTCCTGTTGCCTCCGCCAGCTCTCGCTTCTCCCGTGGAGATGGATAGGGATTATGCGTGTACCATTCACGAAGCACGCCCCGAGACTTCTCCTTAAAGCAGTAACTGGTCTCCTCACCGTCCCAGATCGTACGGGGTAAAGGGAATTTCCTGCGCACTCGGTATTTGCCCACAGCGCCCAGCGGGCGGCCCCGCAATTTTTCCGCCTCCACGTAGTGAGCCTTCAGCCACAGCTGCTGCAGCTTCGGGTGATTGTGCGCGGAGAACTGGTGGCTTTCCAGGATCTTGTAGAGCTCACGGAAATTTCCTCGGTGGAAGGCCACCACGGCCTTCGCTTTCAGCACGGATTCGTTCTTGTGGAGGTGGTCGCAGGCTGGCAGGGACCAAAGGAAACGTCCAAGCCTCTCCAGGTTCCCACCCTGCTGCAGCACCTCGCAGACGCACGCGACCTGCTCCTGCGTAAAGCCGAAAGAGGGCAAGATTGACATGGCGCCCCGATGCAATCCACCACGTAATACCCTCCTAATCCAAGGCTCTAAAGGTATTCCTCTCAAATGAGCCCAGGTACAAAAAGCCCCGTGACACGTTTATCTGTTGATGCAGCTCGAATATTGATAACCGTCTGTTATCCGGTTGTGTGACAGCACTATCACCCTTCTGGGCTGCACACGTGAGATTCCGATGCGGTCTGTCCGTATGGATATATGACAGAAAAGCCCAGCACAGCGTCATTCCGTGATTAGCTCGCCCCGGTCTGTTGTGGAACCGGCAGGGAGAGCAGAACTGCTTCTACAGATCCGTTCCGTTTCCTCCCCGGAGGGCGGACGTCAAGGCCTGAAACTGGAGaccttgaacacacacacacacacacacacacacacacacacacacacacacacacacacacacacacacacacacacacacacacacacacacacacacacacacacacacacacacacacacaataccgtTGATAGGCTACTAATCAATTATTAAATGATCACATGCACCTCCATCCAGCATTTACATCGCCTTCTGTTTTTCACAGTATTTAGAGGTACTCGGGCTTCAATtatcatttgtttacatttctGCTTTATTTTTAGTTATTAACTAATTCTATAATTTATCACCCCCCCCccgaaataataattataaaataaataaataaataaataaataaataataataataaaaaattataataatttaaaaaaaacgagaCCACTGTGTGCGCCTAATTGGGTGTCATTTTCACAGCTTGTTAATTTTGAAGTGGGTCAGGAGGTGTGATGATGGATTCAAGAGTGTGTCGAAGATGCTGAAAGGGAGATgcaggaaaaaaatatattatgtaatatactctaaaaaatgctgggttaaaaacaacccaagttgggttggaaatggacaaacccagaaattgggttgtttgaccCCTAGTAAATGGAcctattcaaacaacccaatttctgggtttgtccattgtcaacccaacttgggttgtttttaacccagcattttttagagtgtacatccTCAGTTGTCGGAAATTAAGTAAAGTTATTCTAATAACttattaaatttttatttttctccttTTATTCGTTTTAATAAAGGGTGGTACAGGCAACAAACtctataataattaataaatataaacatttcatTGATGACATAGCAAAATGCTTGAATTATGCTATGAATTCCCTGATTTCTTATTTCTGCCAACTTCCTGAATTCATTGCTTTGAGAAAGAATGTCCTTAGtcttattattttaatgatgaAATAACGTCTTGAATTCGACCTTATTTCTAATATATTTCTAATAACTTAGTGATAAATTGCTTTGATTAATCAAAGGCCTCCACTCTTAAAAATGttcttaaaaaaagttattcagCTTGATTCCATATAAAATAGGTTACAAAGTTATTTGGTCAAagttatttcttttttaaaacgTGTGATTTAAAGAACCCAATACTGGCCTGAAGTAAATTTAATGAAACCGAAATTATTTAatatctaaaataaaaaaaaataaccttatttttataattgcatttttaatatatttttttctggttAAAAATGCACACAAGCCCCGTCGTTGAAGCATTTTGTGTGTGAGTTTTTTTATAAGGTGGGTCTGAAACACTATACCGATCCATTAGCGAATAACTTGTGAGCTTGACGAGCTCTTAGTCTCCCGGTCACAGCTCTTTATCTCTCAAGATATCCGTAACATGACACCGGGAAATCCAGCTGGTCCGCCGGGGgctgtttaaattttttttttttttttgggaaaaaaatattcctctcttttttctaaacattttaGTACGGTGTGAAGATGTTGGACTCTAAATATTCCCTAATGCTAATTAGTATCAGTGTAATCTTTAATCGCCTCCCGTAACACCTGTGAAAACAATCATTCGTGTTCAGCCGGACAGGGCGTTTATCCGCCCCCTCGGTTTTCCTTAATGGATTTTAATGCCATTGAACAGACATAGTTTACTCAGCAAGCAGATGTTAACTGCATTTTAGAATAATCTAATTCATCTAAATATTCTATGAGAATCAGAATTAATATATTCTAAATCTGAGCTTCTGGAGTCaataacacaaacacaaatttaaatgtttcaaatattgcattcttttacatatttttttttaaagtaggaTAATCACCATTTTTACCAATTCCAGTTCAAACTTCAGTTAATAgctattaattattttttgtagCTAAATGTACAGTTATGTAAAGTGTG
This window encodes:
- the six1a gene encoding homeobox protein six1a yields the protein MSILPSFGFTQEQVACVCEVLQQGGNLERLGRFLWSLPACDHLHKNESVLKAKAVVAFHRGNFRELYKILESHQFSAHNHPKLQQLWLKAHYVEAEKLRGRPLGAVGKYRVRRKFPLPRTIWDGEETSYCFKEKSRGVLREWYTHNPYPSPREKRELAEATGLTTTQVSNWFKNRRQRDRAAEAKERENTENNGVGGKQSQRSPLDGVKSLMSSSEDEFSPPQSPEHNPVLLLHGNMNNPVAPAYPMPGLGAQLSVHSMQGHPHQIQDSLLGSLTSSLVDLGS